Within Rhododendron vialii isolate Sample 1 chromosome 12a, ASM3025357v1, the genomic segment gtttcaaaagtaAGGGGGAGGAGGTGACATAATTTTCGAAACCAGAGGAGACGTCGGTACATTGTCAGAAACCCAAGGGGAGCCATTGTAATTTACCCAAATATCTTCTGCAGCATTTATACGTTAGGAAAAGGAAGAATCTATTCCCTCAATTGAACGGTTGGGTTTTGGATCATCCAAAATCGTTCATCACTGAACTGTGCTACTCAGACTTCCATACACTTTTCTCTGGCAAACTCACAAATCAGGtaaatacatacacatatatacatatacatatacgtCTATATCTTTGTATGTTTACCAATGTTCTATACGTCACGTTAGGCGGGCAATCGGCCACCTTGAAGCTTCGAGGCATAATAATCTTAATCGGTGCATAGCAATTAGTCGAATCTAGTCAGATAGGTCACGCTAGCaattaatcgcccattaattCCTATTTTTAGAACTCATCAATTTTATTCACTCTCGTACTGTCTTCTGCCAATGCGAGAGATTATTGGGTGCCACTGCGGCACCGCCACCTGGTGCCCCAGGTGGGGACCTAGTACTGTACCTCTCAAGATTGTGTACTGGAGGAGGGGTTTGGGGCACCACCACGGTCGGTGCCGTGGCGGTGTGCCCCAcaggcactgaataatttttgcTCTTCTGGGGGTTTTCTCATCGTTTTGTGattgatttttgatttaattgaattatcaATGTAATGGCtcctattttctttttacttcatCTGTATCTATATTTCATTCTTTCTGCTTTTGCAATCCGAAACATcgattttgtttcttttaggTTTTGGTTTAGGCTTAGGATTTTACGTTGATTTTGTAGTTAGAAAGCTGATTTAGCAAGTCCAAAAGTTGTCCAAGCAGTAACTGCAGGAGCAATCCCTCTTAGTCATGTGACTCATGTTAGatattgtttaattgttttacCTTGGAATATTTTCATCTGCGTAAAACTGTGTTTGATTTGGAATAGCAATCTAGCTAACTCTATGCGTTGAAGTTATTAGTATATGCTCAAAATAATATAGTGGCAACTGTGGCATGTATCTGTGATGTCTAAACTCTAAAGGGTTATGATTTCAGAAAGGaaagtttgttttgtttgtttgtttttttttttttttggaaattgatgCATTTTAGTGTGCCCTAACTGCACATATGAACGCATTGGCTTATGCAGTAATaccatcaaaacccaaaatttgcaTACAATTGGACTATGCGTTCAACTAACTGGAATTTATGGAATTGTGGAACATTTAAAGATTCTGACATTGAAGTTTCAAATCATTGAACTTTCGAGTAACGTTGATCTAATTTGAATATTTGGGACAATAATTGCATAATCACATTTCATTTGAAGAACGTAATTCTACGCCATTGTTGCCTGTTGAAACTTCGTAAAATAAAATATGGCTGAGCATTTCCGTGTTACATGTATACATCAGATGCAGAGGCAGTAGAAAAGGAGGGTGGAAAAGGTAGGGTAGTTGTTCAAAGGAACGGGAAACGAAAGAAGGGGATTTTATTTTAGTGTAGAAATGGTGCAAGTTTTATCGGCAAGCACTCTACCTCCCTCTGGAAGTAATAGCTGGTGCGGATCTACCCAATTTTTAGGGAAGCATTTGAGGCTAACAAAGCAAATCCACGGAATCTTTGGAGTTGGAAGTCCATGCCTTCGGTATCAAGGTGCACAGAAATTACCCTTCATTAGGCCCTCTGACTTATCGAGAGATCGAAATTTGAGGGTTGAAGCTGGTTGGATTTTTAGAGGAAGGGACCAGGGATCAGAAGCAAGCTCAGAGCGATCAGGAGCAAGCTCAGAGCGAAGTGAAAGCGCCAATGAGGATAtactgattttcttttttcagctCGACTTGGCGACTCAAGTGCAGGTTGGATGTTTTTACAACGTCTTCCTTTAATTATTGTGCCATTTACATGAAGTAACAACCCCTCCATCACCCCCGATCCCATCCACTGGAGTGTTGTTTATCATATTTCTCTGTTTATGTTGGCAGCGTGCTCTGAACTTGGAGGACTATGAATTTGCTCAACATCTGAGAAACAAGCTTACTGAGGTTAGATTGACTAACGCTTAGCTTGGTTGATTCACCATATTgcgttagatttcttggagggttccaacctaaaaccaattggctataggtggagtagcctgtataatatattaaccaagcttgggtggcttagatgagcgatgtgggacaagtctaacactccccctcacgtgcagcccggatgcacgtggaggtgacagaccaggagctaactgactgactcgggcgacagagatgacaaagactttcccacgagaggtgaggccacccaagacctagctttgataccatgttagattttttggagggttccaacctaaaaccaattggctataggtggagtagcctctagaatatattaaccaagcttgggtggcttagatgagcgatgtgggacaagtctaacataTTGTACCACCCATATTGAGGCCCACCCTTCACAAGCTTTCTTCCTCAAGTTTTAAGgtgctttttttgtttgttggtaGATTTTCATTCGAAGTTAACAAAAATTATGGCAATACAGCTTTTTatgtttcttgttcttcttttaaACTATTGATTAAAGCTACTATCTGGCCATTGCAATTGGTGATTGGCGATGAGTGATTATTGTGAAGCAAATCTTGTGTACTTGTCTCCATTACCACTTGCTGGAAAATGGCTCTCAAATTGCATTGTGGCATATTAATAAATTATAGTTCTTTGCCTTGGAAGGTTGAAACTGAGGTTATCAAGCTGcaagaaggaagaagaggatCAAACTCTAAGAGTGAAGCACAAGACATGGCTATAAGTATCTTACGGCTGCGGTGAGTCTAATATCTTGTGTGTCTTGTATATTATTTGTGGTTTTGAAGATTCAAGCCATTTTCTAACTGTGTTAGTTACATGTTTCACCTTTTAGATTCTCTTTCTATTCTAGCGGAACATCTGTGAGATAGTTTCCACTTCTGTACATGCAGTTCAGACCTTCAGAATGCAGTTCAGAGTGAGAATTATGGACTGGCAGCTGAATTACGGGATAAAATATCTAAGCTGGAGGCAGAGTCGCTTGCCGCCTCGGCAACAGCTCAACTGTATGGAAATGCTCAGTATGCATTTCGATTGGGCCAGAAAGTGGGGCACAAAATATTCGGTAGATATTTGTTCTGCCATTGCAACTTCATTGTTGATCTGTTTGGgaataatatttattttctgtCATCATATTTATTAGTGAATTTTTGCAATTAAGATGCTCAAGTTATGATTTGCGGGCCTTTCTAATCAACAGACTTCAGTTCCTTATCTTAATCAGCAATCAGAATACAGTCTATACAATGAGCAACTGTCTCATTCTGTTGCATCTGTGTCCACTGGCTATGTCAAGGACGACAGTATGGGCTGTGTGTTTGGCACCATACATGAATAAGGCACTTGATTAGTGATAGCAACTTAATGTTGTTAGAATATTACATGGAATTGGGTACGATAAATAGGTGAGTGTGTCCAGACTCCATAAGTCAGACACCTCCCAACTCCTAAATAGTAGGATATTGGTATCTATATCCCAAAGTTGGGTACAACTGTACAATTACATGGACACTTTTGGAACATTTAAGACATTCAATACTATATAGTAGGATCCGAGTGTTTCTTGAGATCAGGAGTTTTAAAAGATTTGTTCTGGTGAGAAACCCCAACAGACCACATGGTTTTTGGTTTCATGTCAGCATGCTAGATCAAGTGTCAAAGAACATACTACCATCATACGACCTATTAGAAACAGGTAGATGTTCATATGATTTTCTCCAGTGAAAAGAGTTAACTTAAACATCTATATAATCGAAGAATAGTTGAGAACACTTCAATGCAACTTTAGATTTTTCTTTGTCGTCAGAGAATCCTCTAAGCCAAAACATAGCCATGGCCGTCTTCCTCTTCTTTGAAGAAGGTAGGGTGTTCTCTAATACTCCCGCTTGGAGTTTTATAAGAGTTCaggctttttttgttttgcatattcTTTCACATTTAGCATGCAAGCTGATTTTTCTGAAAATGTGGTCTATTCTGTTAAGCTGACATATTCTTCATTGTTAGCCTTTTTTGGGTAGGAATTTTTTCTGGGTAATCTTCCACTAACAAAACTCCTTTACCACACGAAGTCTTTGGTAGCTACCTGCGTGTGTCATGGACAACActttgattatatatttttcaaaattttcttcataTTATTCTTAGATCGCATTATAAGGAACTGATTCATTATACTAGGGTATCGAGGTGTTATTTGTGGAATGGATCCATTTTGCTGTGAATCAAGTTCATGGAAGGATATTGCGAAAGTCGAAAAGTTGTCTCGTGGTCCTAGCCAGCCATTTTATCAGGTTGAAATTGTCTTAACCATTTCTTTTGATTTATGAGTGTGCTTGCATGAACGAACTCTATCTTCGGTATTTCTCAGCTTGTTATCAGTGCATTGCTCTCTTGTCCTTTATGAAACACTATTGGGCTTGCTTTGCAACCACCTTCTTTTAGTATCCAAGCTTTGAAGGAAGTGATTTTGCATATTTTCCTTTATAGAAATATTTACTTATGTCAGGTGTCTGAGCATGTTTTTAGATAAGTTCAAATGTGTGGGACCACACCTTTTGCTATGTGGGCAATAAAATTCTTTACTTTGCTCTGAAAACTTTGTAAAAGTTACACGCACCCACGCCCATGCGCATGCGCATATCAAACAGGGGATTGCAGGTTTTCTAATTGGGACATGTAATTGCCGTGCTTCTTGTTCCGTTTATTGATACATAGCAATGAAAATGAGTTCATtctatgttaaatttttttgtattggtcTCTTGGTGTATCAGCATGCTGAACAGGTCTAGAGGAAGTGAAAGTAGTAATATCTATACTTGTTGGTGATGTCTGTACTTTTTGAGTGTGCGCCTTCAAAAGATTTTGGAACAGCAGAATGATATCATTTACATACCTTCAGTCTAGATCATCACATGTTTAGGAATTCTCTTGTTCATTTCAGCTTGTTCCTGACAAAATAGTCCTTATTCCTTACAACCTGCATAATAATTAACCGAGCTTTTTCTCAATTTATCTTCAATTGGTGCCACCCCCTCCAAAacaatatgcaatttttttattacaaatgGTCCTCTTGAAAAGCATCATTGGTTTCTGTACAACTGTGCCATTATAGTGGCATTAGCTCCATCATTACTATGCGAGGACACCGATGGGCAATATCCCCAAGCCCTACTGAGTAAAACACGTGGACCAAATACGTGCAACACACTTCTCTTCCGTGGGTTGATGGTTAAACAACGATCAATGAGTACCAGATATGATGCCCATTGGTGTTGAGGAAAGCATGCTTTCAGATTCTTATAATTTCATGAGAAAACTTGTTCTGATTTTGATGGTGACATAATAATCTTCACGGTTATAAAGGCCAGATAGATAATGGAGTCTTTCAGGATTTGGTTGTGGAATAGAGAACATATAAACAATAGTTTGATGATTTTGTAGATTTTCTTGTGTATTATCTTTCAATCTGATCTCTAGTGCAGCAACAGTGTTCTGTCCTTACTTTGTGTCTTCCTATCATCTCTGTGTTCCTGTGTGCTCATCTCATATATGTGTCTCTTCATTGACGTCTTCATCTTGTCTATCTGTTCCTATTTGTGAATGCCTTTTAACATTTCTGTTGCGGGCAAAGGAAGATAAATGATATTTACTTCGTTTGGCCTATTGTTTTGCAGGTCTTGGTTGATGTATATTCGGAGCCTGACCTACTAGTCGTATATGGTAATTAGCCGGATCTTGGTCTTAATCTTCTCCCATTTGATTAAACCTATTTTCTTCCCATCACCTCTATTTGCGTATCTTCTGACCCACAAAGGCTTGGTTCCATCGGTGCTAAGGTTTGACATTTTCTTGCCATGGACGTGTCAGTTTTGTAAATCTCTTCTGTGCCCGATAACCTGATTTTCCATGTAAATGATTCTTGAATTGCAGTTGCTGAGGAAAATTTACTGGCCCCTGATCAACCAGACAAGGTGAATATAATCGTCTTTTGAGCTAACAATTGGTCCTGTTTGGTGGTTGCTTTCAGAACTAGTTTTGGAGAACACTTTAgtaacagtttttgaaaacaaaaacattctCATTCGTTCTGAATCGTCCACACTTCCCGCACTCTTAGCTCTCATATGTTACCTTCTAAGCAAAAATGGTTTATGAGAAATACAAACAACTTCTTAATGTTCCGCAAAATGTCTACGTTATTGAACAAATACTAGAAAactacttaccaaaaaaaaaaaaaaaatactagaaaaaTGTCCTGCGAAATTGGTTCTGAAATAAGCCAAACTGTTTGTGATCACATATCTTACTATGTTTTTGCCTTGTTCTTAACAATGTGTAGGGGAGGTTTGAGCATCcttacatgtcctttttattctACGGTATGGATGCAGCTGGAGACTTCATCCCAATCAAACAGCTGCGCGAGAAGTACGATAGACCTCGACATGAGGTCCCCTATGATGAACCGGAAGAAAATGGGGGTGATTCGTGAGTGGTATTGCTTGATTTCTGATGATTTGGGCTTTTGGAGAGCAAGATAACCTTGTGACTGCCAGAATTCTGTACAAGTTCagttttcttatttgtttttcaaaGTGAGCCAATTTCCTATGATTTGGTATTTACAAGTTGTATATCACATAAATAGCTGATCAGTTGTAGATATGTAGCTTGGTCTTTTGGTGACTATGGATGTTCATTTTGTTTCGGATGTAGAAAGCATCTAAACTTGAAGGAAGTTTTATTATTGATGTAGAAAGAGCAGACAATTCTAtgctttgaatttgagtctCATTGTTGGCAACCGCAAATTCCTTCGTTTCGTGAACTATTCTAAGATCCGTTTGTTTGATCATATGTGAGCATCGAATTGGAGTACATATAGAAAGGTGCTACTACATATTTTGATGTTTGATTACCATTCCGATGGTCGGAACTAAGCATGCATCGATTACATAATCTTACTTAGTGTGGGATGTATAATGCTACGGGGTGTGATATTATTAATCTCTTCACTATTCGTCTGATGATATTATAGATCTCAGTTGAATATTCATTCTGTATTTTTCTCGTAATCAAACATGCAATATTGAATTGTTGTGGAGGTAGAAGATGGTAGCTTCGGATTATGATTGCATGCAATATTGAGCTACAATCCCGGCTTTTTTGATATAGATGCAAGTTAAGAAGTTAGATAATTGTTGGAGCAAAATGGACCACTAAATTCCAATATTggagcaaaacaaaacaatttttcGTCTGCTAAGAAAAAAGAGGTGGAGGACGGGCGACCAGACATAGCAGCgctctctatttttctttttctttttttcacggagacataaccccaaaaaaaaaaaaatgcatgcttGATGTTGATGAATTATTGGGTCGAGCAATTTAGAAGGCCAAGAATGGAAATATTCCTGGGCTCTTTTCCCTGTGAGGGGATAAAGAGGACATAAAATTTATGAGATGTGTGTACATTATAAGCTGGGgtatgatttttgcacttcatatttttttataaatatgcACTCTACAATCCGTCTTCTCTAGTACTCCTTAAAATTACACGTCACAATTTCTAATGCACTctaaaagaaatgtttttggAGTGCATTTATATAAAtatggagtgcaaaaatcaatttgtcTATAAAACAAAGTGAGATATGTATGCATTATAGAATCTCTTTAGATATGTGTGCATTATAAATTTTCATCAGATTCTTTCCGGTACAAGATGACGAAAGTTCAACTCCGGACCATACATTGGCGAAATCAATAGTTCGGATTTGTTTAGAGATTCTTAATCAATGGTTCAGGTTTACTCACAGACTCTTACTCTCTTAAACAAATTCGAATCATTGATTGCGACAATAGACGATCAagatttggaccgtccaaattaaggaccggagaggatccaatTCCAATATTAGAAATCTGGCACATACAAATAGGAGGTGCAGAGATTGTGCACAGATGGGTCTGTGGGGTCTACttttgggtctcacacaaatgatccatgccgtttaataattttaaaatagttttttgagtCAGCCTttacaaaatcaactcaattagATAACCATAAATGCTTAATTCAATTGTCTAACTTTTATTCATGATTCATGATCCTAAACTAagaataaaatatataaaaattgaATCGTGCACTTACGATTCTCATTAGATTGATCTTTCgtgaaaaactcaaaaaatattttaagattaATAAACGACATGGATCATTAGTTTGGTACCCGACGGACCCAGCTGTGCAACTCCTATAT encodes:
- the LOC131310578 gene encoding clp protease adapter protein ClpF, chloroplastic; this encodes MVQVLSASTLPPSGSNSWCGSTQFLGKHLRLTKQIHGIFGVGSPCLRYQGAQKLPFIRPSDLSRDRNLRVEAGWIFRGRDQGSEASSERSGASSERSESANEDILIFFFQLDLATQVQRALNLEDYEFAQHLRNKLTEVETEVIKLQEGRRGSNSKSEAQDMAISILRLRSDLQNAVQSENYGLAAELRDKISKLEAESLAASATAQLYGNAQYAFRLGQKVGHKIFGYRGVICGMDPFCCESSSWKDIAKVEKLSRGPSQPFYQVLVDVYSEPDLLVVYVAEENLLAPDQPDKGRFEHPYMSFLFYGMDAAGDFIPIKQLREKYDRPRHEVPYDEPEENGGDS